One genomic window of Rissa tridactyla isolate bRisTri1 unplaced genomic scaffold, bRisTri1.patW.cur.20221130 scaffold_29, whole genome shotgun sequence includes the following:
- the LOC128903339 gene encoding uncharacterized protein LOC128903339 has product MAWTPFPPCTVPKGSRIAQLLLIPQNASSLSPHPPPQQRQGGFGSTGDPQILWVQSISQKRPLCQCTLIHGTQQVILNGIIDTGADVTVISQAKWPPQWPLAAVPQVLAGIRGWIRRLRAFATLGIPAQIKTDNGPAYISAALKTFFISWGITHITGIPHCPTGQSLIERSHQSLKRLLQQQKGGVGTATPEERLQKALYVFNFLNCSLIDNNPPIVRHFNTNTSFEASVKAPVLIRDPETGHGRGPKKRGA; this is encoded by the exons atggcctggaccccatttcccccttgcacagtacccaaaggaagccgcattgcacaattactactgatcccgcagaacgcaagctctctttcgcctcacccacctccgcagcaaagacaaggaggttttggatctactggggatccacagattctctgggtacagtccatttcccagaagcgaccactttgtcaatgtactcttattcacggcactcagcaagtaatcctgaatgggattattgacacaggggccgatgttaccgtaatttcacaggcgaagtggcctccacaatggcctttggcagctgtgcctcaggtgCTAGCCGGAATCCGAGGATGGATCAGAaggctgcgtgcttttgctaccttaggcatccctgcacaaatcaaaacagacaatggccctgcttatatctcagctgcacttaaaaccttttttatctcttgggggatcactcacatcactgggatcccgcattgccctacgggccagtccctgattgaacgctctcatcagtctttaaagcgcttgttacaacaacagaaagggggagtagggacagccacccctgaagaacgtctacagaaagccctgtatgtttttaactttttaaattgttctttaatagataacaaccctccgatcgttcgccactttaacacaaacacttctttcgaagccagcgtaaaagctccagtcctgatccgcgaccctgagacag gtcatggtcgggggcccaaaaagaggggcgcttag